CGAGGTAAGACGATAACTCGATAAGCCTTCCTGTTGCTTCTTAAGGGGGAAAAACCTTATAAGTTATATATATCTAATTGGTCAGATTGAAATTGGCCAAATGGActgtgttatttttatttaaaatagttacaagttgttaaatttattttttttgtggatAAAAAGCGGAATTTTTAGTGTTATAAAACTACAAGAGGTGTgctaaaacatttttgtgcGAACAGGTGTCTTCACTTACTAACTTGAGTTTTGAAAACGCTGGTGCAGAACTCAGAGTTGGATGTCACCGTCAAAACATTGATAATTAGAAAAGTCAAACCATTGAGCCAAAAGGCTGCCATCTATAGATGGAAATTTTTACTTAGCTTCGTTCTAGTACCGAGTCTAAGAACTATCACCCGCCTTAACAGTAGTGTGATGTGATATTGATCAGTTCTGGAACTTCCTTTCCCCTCAGCAAGAGTTGACACTGTTTTAATTATGTCCGAAAAATAAATATATCTCTAAATGGTTTGTGTTTATCGTCTTAATGATGGTATTGGGTTTGACAAGCCTTCTCTTACCTTATTTCTTCATAAAACAGTTTGGAGTTCAATGATTTTATATCTCTCTCACTCGACAAAATAAGGGCCAATTTGTATAAGTAATAGCATGATCTGTATAGTGatatttagcataaataccTCGAGTGACCGATAGATCTATTTCGAAATTGTcgtacgtaatttcacgagccgttaggtgagtgaaagttgagacaattttgaaactCTAGgctcttgagtgctctccaaacttcctgAACGCTCAATATATcgacatacgcacagctaaagcatgaactaattgttttataacattgtcaaagcgatcaatgcagcagttaacttaaatttttattatggTAGCGCGAGGGCTCACagcagtacgcgtcaatgtCTGCGTGACTATATGTTTTTAAGTCACAATtatgtttttgtcttgaaactgaaagaaaatttgctcaaGTCGCTTAagataacaataaaaaagatcataacataacaaaagtaaatcgagcgctctgattggtcagttagccactaccatttgcccgtgggtgcacgccaagaaactgagctagcgaggtaaaatttaggcaaattcaacaaatctcctctcctgacggtaaaatacaccgatgaaatgcacagatgaaaaaaggaagttgaagaaaatactaagctgttgttttgaaggaaaaaagacaacatttgccctggatgaattaatcactgttttcctcgcggctagaatcggctgaagAAAAGTtgagcgagcgaagatttaaggtacttGTGagttttttatagaagagaaagtctgtttgaaatgttaaTTTATCAATTAGTATTGTGTgattgactttttggtcaaactgatgctaaattcaagcaaatattttaggaaacacgctcaaattcgagacagctttgttgccaagttttcatcgcatcgattaaaaagTTTAGCTaagtttaaacgggcacattacgctggaataagcgaatttcatttgagtacagaaaaatttgggttttcaaataaatttttcaaaaaataacttttgtgTGTATTAATTTGTTCCTCAGTGCTCATTTATATcagtcgttcagagaacggtcgaaaaacaacagcttcagcgccggtagcctgtgtacagccgcccctcccctcaaaaaaatcgGAAGGGAGGgaaggggcggctgtacacaggctacagcgccggctgtgtgtcgCGAATTTCCGTcgcaactttgactttcatagctggatttccccagacagatttcgatacaaagctagtcaatttctttttaaaattagtgttacccgTTATTCTAAagaaattacagtcaaattttctcatttctactttacgtttatttcaaaaactgtcacataaataagcttgataattatttcatttatttagttttagcttatttttgagagtctttttagttggtgtttatagttgcagctatagttttccctcaaagtttttaccctaaaattaagagcaagtagacagatgccattcacaataacaacgaaaagcgttttgcaatttacctgaagacggaTAACGGctgattcagcgaaagaaaaactcaaggGAGCGCAcagatggcagcatacatgaactcggaccgatgactcaaccgaaggcaaatggaaaattatgtttttctcttttgattatgttataaaagaaatggtaaacgttgcagatgtgcaaccatggagttatggatgcacttgggaggtttgctaagcattcaagaagctagagtcgcacttGGCTAACGCCTtgtgcgactcttacgcttctttcgtgcttagcaacctcccgcgtccatccataactccatggttgcacgctgcacgtttaccatttcttaattgtaTACATATTGAGGTACCGGAAAAGTATTTGACGACTGCCCTCATCCCCTTGCGGTCTAGCGGTtaataaatcccccgcggtttttattttcattcacgCTCGACGAGCTCTAAgtggccgaccatttaacttttGAGAGaggtatgggtgatttcagaaataAAAATAGTGCAGACTGATTTCAAGGGAAAAATATCCTGcactcaaaaaaatatatctattatggcgtataatgctgaaaaaaaaaaactcttacaCCATTGAATctcgggaaaaaaaaattcttacccaAACCAGATCACccatacccccaccccccctttcCTCATTAGTCAAATGGTCGACCCCTAAAGataaaatagagggtctgtgaacaggctaccaCTGCCCAGGGATGTATGAGTTTGAATATGTGGTGTAGCAGTAAAGCGGAAGTAGTTTTTGTGCTCTCGAACGTTCATTGTAGTTGAGTTGTGATAACAAATACAGTTGTGATAGAGCACAGCGTTTACTTGAAATAGCAGTTAACTTTATTTCAGACTCGAATTGAAGAGTAGAAAGCTTGTCTTGTTTCCTTTGGGATTCCACAGGGAACATTTCTGGGTCCTCTGCTGGTCCTGTTATGACGTAGGTAACTACTTATCTTATTTTCTGCATACTAAAGTAAAACTTTTGCTAAGTGTTGTATTCATGGTGTTATATGCTGAGTGCTAATATTGCTAATATTGCAAACCCTGACGAATAACAAGAAGATCTGCAGAATTAAGAACAGTGGCAACATCGATGGCAAATCGGTTTTTGATCCCTTAAAGTAGTCTACCAAAGCAGAAGTATACTTTTTGTGGAACTGAAATCAAAGAATTTGAATCTATGTAGTATTTAGGAATTAATTATCGTAAATTAATAGTATTGCTAAGCTAAAATGGTTCGTTCAAGCATATCGCATCACTCTCAAGTAACGTTAATTAACTTTCTTCTACAGCACCCTTCCTTTCAGCAACTTACAATTTGACCTTCTGCGTTTCCATTCTTGCAACGTATTATACTTCATATATCGTACATTTGCATTGATGTCGGTTTCcattgaaataattaaaaaaaataaaaatgttgactGAAAACACTGTTTCAACGTTTTAGCGAGCATAGACTTTCCAGAAATCACTAGTAGACGATGGGTTTGGGTTATGACGACAAACGATATCGTCATCTATATTGTTCGAATATGGTTCAATGAACCAATGATAGTTTAGGGCGACGAGCGATATCGCCACATATATGGTTCGAACATTATTCAATGTACCAATGATAGTTTTCGCCTATTAAAACTCGACATCGCTACATCAGCTCAGCGAGTGAATGCACACGCCTTTAGGTTACTTGCATTCATTACACTCTCCAGGAATAACGTTTAGTTGCTGTTTGATTTTAATAAATGCTCTTGACTGAATAAATGCAAACAAACAATGATAAAAGGCAAACGTGAAACTTAGGAAAGATTGtatataattatgaaaaaacaTTGCAGCTAAATtcttgaaaaaagttaatacaATGTGAACAGGGGGTAAAACTTCGAGGCAAAAGGCCTAATTAGGCAAGCTTAAATAAATAagagaaaataaggaaaacacGAAATAATGCAAATGAACATTAGTTCTCAAAAGTTCTCTAAATGTCTAACTTAAGAACTGATTTTTCACATGATAACTGCTACCAAACGTATTTTCACTCCAAAACTATACAGAGAAAGCTATACAGAGAAAGTCTCTTGGTAAGTAGATATTTAGACAATGCAATCAATTTGGCGAATTCTTAGCGAACATAGACTTTCCAGAAATCACCAGAAGCTGTCGGAATTGGAGTGTCAGACTTATCATCGCAGCTAAACTTAGGTGGGTTCATGTACCAATGATATTTGGCAAATATAAAAGCAGGGTATATATACAGCCTGTCTTGATTTTGACCATGACCCCATTTGCCAACTCTGTACACGCCATTTTCCAATCCCCAGTTTTGGCAAACTCTTGTCAGGCTTGAGTTGTCATTTTCCATTCTGACATATGAGCCACACGAGGCAGGCTGGACATTCGTCTGACCGCTAAAGTACTGAACTACAGCTTCACCAGTGCTGTTAGCAGCAGTGGTCACGTGGAACGTacttccattgtttttactGCAGTGGAATCTCAGTTGGGTGAAAGACAAGTTTGTTCTCAGCTCATTCATGGCGGTTTTTGTGAGAACCATCTGATCACTGGTTATTCCACGGTATGAAGTCTTGACTGGAAGCTGAGAGGGTGGAGTTGAACCAATCACAACGTTGGAAACGAGGAGCCATCCCCCTGAAATGGAAAGTTGCTTTAATAAggaaaaacaactgtttttaaaggtACAGGTATATAATTTAGAGAAAAACTGACCCGGCAGCAAATAATGTATCCTTTCTTTTATGCCGAGGCAAATCTGTATAATTCTTTATATCACACTTGTCCTTATCCAGTAATTGATAATTCTGATTGTCTTCATCTTTTTTAGGCTTTCCAAGTTTTGACTAATATTCTGTTGAAGGGAAGTTATGTGAGTTCATGTGAAGAACAGTTTTTAAGAGCAGATCTCACAACTCTCATGTCGACCACAATAAACTTTCAACGGGTTTCCACTCTTCTCAGGTTCGATCCAGTAACTCCGGTCCCCTTTAGATTCATTATTGAAACTACCTATGACGAATGTACGTGGTGGTCTGCAAAATTAGCAGGTTTTTGTTGGACAAGGGAAACTcttattttgaaagaagagcTGAGCATCAGTAAAGAGTGATCGAGCGATCCCCAAGCTCTGAGAAAACGCCTGCATAACTGGCTgtcaaattttgtttacaaaaaaaattacacgaGACTGCTTAACTTAAATCAATAAAttgtacattattttaaaacactaaTAAATAATCAGCGCTCCAAGCTGCGACCATTTTGGTCGCCATGGcgagtcaagaaaaaaaaattggcggcTAAAGTTGCAGCGAAAGTCGCCAATTTGTTCCGCGCCCATGTACCTAAGTGTAAAAAGTTCCTTTATGAGCTAGTCTTAATGGTCTTTCCAAAGTTAAATTAAGATAAACATTTGCAAGAACAATTATTTGTGCTCCGTATTCGAGACAATTTTGCTATCTTCAACCTGGTTGTCCGGGTGTGAAGCCTTGAGATGCCACGGGCCATTTCAAACGGCAAAAAATtgaaccgtcaaccgtcaataATGCAGATTGATATTAACCGTCAAAaagttttaatatattttcaaatcaCGCTATTTCAGCGAGATCTTCATGGACGTCTTGTCCTGAAGAATCTCCAAACTGGAAACACCAGTTCTTATGTTCTTCAAAACGCACTCTCTAGACATAACCAGACTTTTAAGAAGTTGCTTTTATCTGACAATATTTCGAAATTCTATTAAGTCTGATTAACAAGAGCGTCGCACAAATTAGAGCCAGATTTCTTGAATGACTTGTTAGCAAGGATCCTTTGAAAGCCATAGCTTCTACACTCCAGGGACCTCCAGCGCCTCTCGTTCTAAGTGCTGCTTCTTTAATCAAATCACTAGCGATCTCATTGTAATTTGACTCGTGCACCTCCTCAACTACCCCAAATAGCAGCGTTCCCAGCGAACCTTTCTTTCTACCATTCCCGTTTCGCGGTGGGTTTTCTGATGACGCCATTTCAATGACCCGTCTCTTACAATCTAAAACATCTCTGTTCATTTGCTCAGGCCATTTTAGCTAGACATCGTGAGAGCCTTTCCCACAACAATGCTTCTGGACCGCTGTTAACCCCCCGTTATCacgtaatgataataataacaacagcaataataataataataataataaaataataataatgataataataataataataataataataataataataataataataataaaagccTTAAGGAAGATACTAGTTAGACAAAGAGGAGGAGTCAATCATTCATTTAATGTTTATAGATGACTTGAAGCTGTACGGGAAGGATGAGCGTGAGCTTGACTCACTGGTCAGTACAGTCATGGTGTTCAGTACCGGATATAGGCATGATGTTTGGTATGAAAAGGCGTGGGGATTACCTCGCCTGATAATCGCAAAATGAAATCAGTGGAAGAAGATGGCTATAAGAACTTGCGAATTCTGGAATATGACGATCCATGACACGGGCACAAGAAAAACGTTCAGAAGAAAGAATATTTCCCGAAGACTAAAGACAGTCCAATGTCAGTGGGAAAATACGATACTTGCAACAAATTCATAGGCTCTGTCACTTGTCTGGCATGGAGCTGGAGAAGTaaactaaagtaaaaaaaaaaacaacaacaagagatAAGGGTATGTTTCATCCACGACACGATGTTGACCGATCCTACTTTCGACGACTTTCCGGGGGCTGTATATTGAATGGCCTGGAGGAGTGTGTTCTCGATGAAGAGATGGAGTTGGCCTATTGCGTTCAAAACATCACGGGACCACTGCAAAAAACAGTAGAACTTGAAGAGATACGAAAGGAAATGAGGAACCCCACAAACAGACGATGAGAAGGAGAAAACTTTTGAGAAGATTAAGAAGTGGAAGACAAGCCCCTTCACGGCCAGATATTGAGTCAAACAGAACAAGTCAAGGCTAAGAGGTCATGGGATTGGTTGAAGAAGGGGGATTTGAAGAAAGAGGACGAAGAGCTTATAACTGTCACGCAAGATCAGTCACTGACGACGAATGTAATCAAGACTTCCATTGAAAAACAGGAAGTGTCTCCCCTCTGCAGCCGGATTGTGTGGAGATAAAGATTCCACACGAAGTCATCTGATTTGCGAGTGCAGTAAGATGGATTACCCTCAAAAGCATAACAATGTTGCGAAAATTATTCACCGggacatttcaaagaaacataTACAGTAAACACTCGCGTAAAAAAACCTGATGGATTAAGAACCTTTTTGCAGAAATTTGCCCCTTTAAAACCCAAAAacacaagaacctgtttagccaagtaAGATTAAGAAGGTTCTAATATCTGGTACAGTTgaattatgataaacaattaAAACTTAAAGTATAACAAGAAGATAGTGTACCAAACTGTATATAAATTCGGTAATCAGTTTTGTTAGggttataaaaataaaattgtgactaAAAACTGCAGTCGTAAGGAGCAAACTCGTGTTAATTTATTTCTCTGGTAATCAacaatctatttttttttcattcatagaAATTAAGGAccaaattaagaacctacttagtTACTTATGTGGGTTCATCTGAAGAATGTATTACAACAATTTCAAACTTTCAAGATCAGATCTCACCTCCGTCAGTTGTCATGTCGCAGTAAACATTCAACGGGTTTCCACTGTTCTCAGGGTCGATCCAGTACTTCCCGTCTCCTTTAGAGTCACCGGAGTCCCGGATGCTCTTACAGGAATAAGCAGGGTCGGTGGAATTCCAACCTGGCCTTGCTGCAGcagataataaaacaaatggCTGTGATGGTAAATATTCACTCCGCCGTGAAGCAATTgtaaaatcaaattaaataGACGAGCGTTACTCACGAATTTCAGATCTTTTTCCTTTGTAGTCCGTCTGAGGTTGTTTGTAGTCCGGTTGAGGTTGTTTGTAGTCCGGTTGAGGTTGTTTCTTCTTGTTGGCGGGCAAATCATGGCAAGAAACCTGAGAAATCAATTTGAAAACcgaattgaatttaaaaaaaattaaacaatatcTGAAAACTATGGATGACGCGATTACGGACTTTAATTTTCACTGGTTTTGTTTGCCATATTAGTAAATACGTTAATGTATATACCTTCTCACTATTTCCTTCCATAAACGATATTTACCGTGTGAGTAATGACAAACATATACTTTAAGCTGCTTCAAGCCACAGGCAGACCGGTTAGACAAATCattattgaaaagaaaatgttatcaaaagtaCTATTTACGATATCACAGTTCTGAAGAAAATCCATAGTTTTAAAAACCGGAAGATTGAAATCCGATAAAACCGAACATGGTGACCGTCGTAAAAAAgtgttttggttctttttggtTAACGCTTTTTCTTAACGTTTTGACAATAAAGTTCAGATataacgcgcactctgattggttgaaaaagcaTGGTTTATGAGAGTATAAAACACAGAGTTAAAACTGTCACACCATCTGTGAATCACACCATGCGGTGGTTTTCAGGACCAAAGTTTCGCATTTCAGGGTTAAAAATAAATCATTAAAAGACACAAATGGAGAGGGAAAGTTCAAATGAATGCTCCGTTTCCTTTGAGTGGAATGAGGAAAAATTTTGGTAacgaaatcgtccttcgaggattTGAATGATGTTTTCGTCACGGCGGAGCGCAAAATGTCCTGTTTTGAAATTCAACCAAGGCAACGAAGTTTTTGAAGACGTTTCAGGTACATTTTTTGCTCTATGGTCAGGAAAAATACGTTTTTGTGCATACATAAGTGTttcaaaaacgttttataaatttttgccCGGCGCGCTAAAGAATAATTACAAAATACACCTCGATTTAAGAACGGTTTTGTGCTCAATTTTGCCATGCGCTCATCCGATTAACTTGCTTTTAAGGATTAACTTCTTAGTTTTTGAATATACATTCAAGACATAACTTCTCCGTcttattgttttgagtttgttcattcatacaATTAGCTCTAAAGACGATTGCAAGACTACAGCATCACTTCTCCGAAAACGTTGGTGAATCAGTCTTATCTTACTTTCAGGTTCAGTTTTTGGGCCTTTTTCGATCggattatttgttttcaaattgttATGTTAATGACGTCCAGGTTTTTATGGGTCGTCAATTCGGTAGGATTTAAAAGCCCTTTTACATTTGGAAACTGATTTTTGGACGTAAAAGGTATATTTCTTCCTCATTCAAATTCACAGAAAGTTTAGCTCGTTACACTTTGTGATAACTTTGATGCATTGACAGCTTCGACAGCTTTTGGCTaattcaaccaatcaaatcatCTGGCCCATTCTAAAAtggattgtgattggctaatttaAGTGTCTCTTATGAGAGTGTAGAACACGATGACGTCACTTTAGTTCGCTTTGGAAATAAACTTTGTTTTGGAAATTAGAAATCAATGCATGGGGAATTTAAGAGATTCTTTATcacataaaacaaataaagaaaaagccttgattgtgctctgttctgttgtagaGCACTTAGGAAGTGGCTAAAGCACTCATGAAGTAAGGAGAAACACTCGACAATATCTGCTGTTTCGCCCTTCACTTCTTTGGTTCTCTAGCCTCTTACTGCGTactttacaacagaacagagaaTAGTTagggcttctttatttgttaagtGAAAAGCCATGGTTGATGTTCAATCAGTAGAACTGACCTTAACAGGTCCATAATAAGAAGATCCTTTCATCTTTTTGAAGCTTTCCGGCGTCATCTGGCGTGTTTTGTTGTTCAGCTCACAAAGTCGTTTTGCAATATCTGCACCAGGACGAACATTAAATGATTTGCAGCTGTTATTTCTGAGGCATTTTTGGTGACATTCAAACTCATCAGCAACAGTAGACGCATTCATGACATGATCAACTAAAATATGGTCTGAAAgataaagtaataaaataacgaAGGAATTTGAAACAATCAGTAGGGTTAAACATGAACCAGGGACATGCCTTTTTCGTAGAATTTAGCTGTACTTTTTATGATAAAAGATTATTTCTTGTTTGCTATTAAATTGGATTGAATACATGCGACAATTATCAGAAGTATATATAAAGTGATAACAGCTATAAATGATTTTAACATGAGACAAGTCGgaataataaaaatgctttcaaagtGCATTTTTGTGCGAGTTCGTTATT
The sequence above is a segment of the Porites lutea chromosome 3, jaPorLute2.1, whole genome shotgun sequence genome. Coding sequences within it:
- the LOC140930739 gene encoding uncharacterized protein, with the translated sequence MTPESFKKMKGSSYYGPVKVSCHDLPANKKKQPQPDYKQPQPDYKQPQTDYKGKRSEIPRPGWNSTDPAYSCKSIRDSGDSKGDGKYWIDPENSGNPLNVYCDMTTDGGGWLLVSNVVIGSTPPSQLPVKTSYRGITSDQMVLTKTAMNELRTNLSFTQLRFHCSKNNGSTFHVTTAANSTGEAVVQYFSGQTNVQPASCGSYVRMENDNSSLTRVCQNWGLENGVYRVGKWGHGQNQDRLYIYPAFIFAKYHWYMNPPKFSCDDKSDTPIPTASGDFWKVYVR